From the Chionomys nivalis chromosome 18, mChiNiv1.1, whole genome shotgun sequence genome, the window GCAGGGTGCTCTCTAGAGTCTCGGAAGTCAGGTCCACAGTAGGCTTTGAAGTGAGGGGTGGCAGATCGGTGGTGGTCATCCTAATCTCTCGCTCCTGGCTATTGGCTACAAACCTCCCGGGGGCTGTGCTAACACTCATAGTACTGGAGGTCGAGGAGAGAGTTGCAGGGTAGGTGGTTTTTTTGGCATCAATCACGGCTCCCTCTTCCAAAGAGCCATCATACTCATTGAAGTTGGACACTGATGACCGGCTAATACCTGACACAGTGGACAGGAGCTCAGCTGCTGCCGGGGCGGCCAGGCGGTCAGCAGTGGCTAGCGCATCATTCTCATCCTCTAGAGTTACCTTCACCTTCCGGTGTACACTGTTCCGAGTAATGACGCTTGTGCTCCGGAGGCTGCGGGCTGGGCCAAAGCGGACGCTGATCCGCGGCATCCCAGTTGTGTTCGCGGTCGGGTTTGAGGTTGGGTTTGAGGTCGGGTTTGAGGTTGGGTTTGAGGTCGGGTTTGACGTTGGGTTTGACGTTGGGTTTGACGTCTGGTCTTGGGCCCCCGCCGCCCGGAGCCCCAAACTAAGTAGCAGGGCCCAGAGCAGCATGCAGGCGGCGGGGACCATGGGGCTGGGAAGGTCGAGAGGTAGGCCCAGGCGCctaccttctctccctcccttccactctcCACCAACCCTCCAGGTCTCGAGGTCCTGTGAACCGACCAAAAGGGTGCTCCAAGGCGCGTGCCACGCCCCTCCCCAAGGCGCGTGCCACGCCCCTCCCCTAAGTGCTCTTCCCGCACAGGGCCAGCAGCCCCATGGGCTGAGCTAAAAAATCACCAGGAACTCTGGTGAGCAAGAATTCTGTGCCAGAACCGAAAGGTGGATTATGATGTAAGAACTTGGAGGAAATTTGTTCGACTTAAATCTCTCATCACAGTTTATTAAAGGCCACAGGTCTGAATTTACTAACAAGGGTGAAAACGCCAACTTTGGTAGCAATTCTTCCCAGGATCACAGGAGCAGACTAAGGGATTGGCTCTTCAAGAGTCTGCAAGCTGGCTCCTGGGATCCCAGTAGACAGGCTGGCTGTGGTTGTTGGTTAAACCCTcaccttccctccacctcccctcaaAAGGCTGCTAAGACAACCAGCTGGGAAGGATCCCAGAGGTTTTGATTACAGAGAAGGAATATGAGACCCACATGTTTTATAGCTAAAGCAGAATTAAAACCCAGAGCCCTGCCCTTCCAATACCACACTCGGTCTTCCTTTTGGAAGCCGAAATGCAAGTCACCCCACATATAGGGTTCCACCCTCAAATCCCAGCTTGAAGGCAGTGTCCAGAAGCGGGGATCCAGTGGAACTTGGGGGGTTAGGATGAGATGATTTACAGAACAGCTCCAGTGTGCAGAGCATTCACCATCTTGGCCTGAGTCTACGGCCCCTTGTCCAGTTTTGTGTTAGGTGCCTTTGAGCCATGGAGATCCTGGTCCAGCCTACAGAGGGTTGGGGAACAGAAGCCACGGGAATTAGGAGCTAGAAATGGGGCGCTTGAGTCGCTTTCCTTCTCCGCTCACTGACATGCTCCTCACTAGCTACTGTCTCTTTGCTGCTGGCTTACCTATTCATAATTTGTTttagtgtttgtttgcttgatacCTCCTCAGTGTCTCTtgcataatttttatttgttctttaagtTTTGTTTACATACCAaaaactttaatttatttatgaatGTGCACACATGAATACCGTGGATTTACCCCACCACTAGGGTCTGGAagtcaaactcaagttgtcaagcTTGTCAGCGAGTACTTTtgcccactaagtcatctccctggcccccTTCACTGTTCTTGACAAATATAATAGTGTCCTTAACTTCTTCTCTAGGTGTATGCGGTTTCCCCCTACGTGTCTTAGTTCTTGCTATCTCCCCAGAGACACTAAGAAACAGGACAACTAGAACCCTTAAGTGCCGGACTCACTGTCTGACAACTTCAGGGATGTGGACTTGATCTAGGGAGATGAGTTGAGCCAGCTCCCCAAGGCTGTCCAGAAATCGGATCTTTCGTGTGAACTTGGAACTGAAGAGAGAATAAATCAATTATGTTCTGTATCGGGAGACAGACCCTGGAGGATCTCAGAGAAGTGGGCAAGCAGGATGGCAAGGCTGAAAAGGAGTAGGGGACCACCTCCTTACTGGCAGTAGTGACAAGAGAGAAAGGGATGTCTACAGTTGTGTCTTGAACTAGTACCTGATAAAGGGCCGAACCAGTGCCAGGAACGCCTTCACATACCATGTAGCGTGGACAACCACCAGGGCTCGAAGGTTTTTCCGAAGCCTGAGGAAGAATCCAATATGGCCATTATGTTCCCTGTTCCGCCTTAGTCCATGGAACAGGTGGGCTATCTTCAACGCTGCAGGCTCCTCGGTGTCTCTCTTCCAATTTCTCTGGCAGCTGTGCCGAATCCCCATGCCTTGAGCttgtcccaatttactcagcccTCTATAAGTTTAGGGGATGTTCCTTTCCTAGCTCCTCTGTCTCTGCGACTCAGTTCCCTCCAGCCCACTTAGATTCCTTTCTCTGTCATTTCGAAGTTGGTTGTAATGGTGCCTGTGATCTGAGCACTCTGCTGTGACCCTGGCAGAAGCAAAGAGGTCAGGAATTCAAGGACAACTGGGGCAACACTGAGAATTCcaagccaacctaggctacaagAGCCCTATATAAAATGAACTCCTCCTCCAAACAAGAAACAGCAAAGCTCTTAAGTAGGAAAAAGACCAGCAAGGAGGAAAAACGGAAACgattcaagaagaaaattaaacaagGGCGAGATGGCCATGACAGACACGATGATGACACCTGTTTGTTTGTtatccaagcactggggaggcagaggggcaGGAAGACCGGGAGTTCAGGGTTACCTTTGACTACACAGATAGTTCAAGGCAAGCCTTAATTATATGAGACtctatttccaataaaaataaatggctgggtagtggcggtggtggcgccaaTCCcaaaggaggtagaggcaggcagatctctgtgagtttgaagccagcccagtctacagacagaattccaggacacccaggactgttatacagagaaaccctgtcttgaaagacaaaaaccaaacacaatgaGGGGGAATGATTTACACATCGGggatgaaggaagaggaagagaaagcagtgGAGATGTGGAAGGGAGCTGGCAAGACTGGGGAAAGGGAGAGCGACTGCGGGCGCGGGCAGCGTGCCATGGGGAGTCACAAGGAATCTGAACAAGAAAGCTAAGTGACCTGTCCACAGTGCACTTAGTCCTAAGGGCTAAGATGGCCCTGACTCGACGGGCTACAACAGGAGACACTTCTGAAGAGATGTAGGACAAAGAAAGGAGGGAGTAGGGATGGTGACCTAGGCCAGTGATCCCAGTACTCAAAAGGCTGGGCAGGACAAGGGAACCTTGACTTTGAGGACAATGCGGGCTGTGTAGCAAGTCATTctcaggaaagaaagagggagccgggcagtggtggcgcaagcgtttaatcccagcactcgggaggcagaacaggcggatctctgtgagtttgaggccaacctggtctacaaagggagttccaggacaggctccaaagctacagagaaaccctgtctcgaaaaaccaaaaaccaaaaaccaaaaaaaaaaaaaaaaaaaaaaaaaaaaaaaaaaaaaaaaaaaaaaaagaaagagggaaaacaacAAAGGGAtcagatggaagaagaaaacaatagaaaaatgagGACGCCATAGCAGAGAGCTGGGTCCCTCTTGCCCTGGGGTCTCACCTCCTATCCAAGGTACGGTAACACTGGCGTATCCAGCCCAGAGGCGGTACCTGGGCCCTGCGTGTGCCTCCACTCAAGTGAACGAGCAGATAATTTTCAGCTACCAGCAGTTCCAGAGTTCCCACCATATACCTGGGGACAACGTTGTAGCGGAGGGGTATGCTGTGTGTTCAGGGGCTCAGACACATGAATGCAGAGATCCTCGACAGGGGTCTTTGCCACTCTCCTTCCTTAGCCCCTTTACAAGCCTTTTTGGGTTTTCACCTCACCTGAACAAGTGTTCCATGACATAGGTGTAGTTGGGAACGCTGCTTGTGGGTAGatagcaggaagcaaagaggatgACAGCATTGAGGCCATCACCATGGTAACCTGGGGACCAATACGAGAAAAACTTACTCAGTTACAAATCTGTAAAGAAACAGTACTTCTACTTAGGATAAGGGATACTGAGTCTTGGGAAGTCAGGAAGGATGCTAAACCTAACAACTGAGTCTCCAGCTACAGAACACTGGTCAAGCTGCCAgaggtttctttgtgtgttttttatgtggtgtatgagtgtgttgcctgcatgtatgcatgtgcaccatagGGAAGGGAAGAGCTTGTGAGggcacctggaactggagttactggcagttgtgagctgtcatgtgattgctgggaagtCCAGCTGCTTTGCGGGAGCCACAAGACCTCTCGCCTGCCGAGCCATCTCAGTACAGCTGTTGCCACAgctgatgttttcatttattattattgtgtacatGCACGGATGGGtccatgtgggggtcagaggacaactttagctAGCGGGGTGAGTTCTCCTTGCACCTctccctgggttctggggatcagacccAGGTTGCCAGGCACACATGGCAAGCGCCTTGACTCACTGGCCCGCAGTGCCGTAGTTTTCATGCCCAGTCTGCCTCTGTCATTACCTCCATGAGACAGCACTTTCCTATAGGGCTCAATGACGGTCATGTCCACTCGCTGCTCTCGCTGTCCTGTCCGGAACACTCTCCAGCGATGGCCGTCCTCTCCAGCCACGTCCCACACACAACCCCGGCCCAGCCTCTCAGCTGCCTCGCTGGCCCCCAGGCCTTCTGCCCGAGGCAAATCATCTAAAACACAGtgtttggggggggtggggagagatgcACAAGGCAGATTTCTTGTAATTTCCTGGTTTGCTGGAGTTTCTCCtcaaatttttgttgtttgagttTCTGAAAGAAGGTCCCACTGCGTGGCTCAGGCTAGTCTCCAACTCATGATTCTTCTACCTCacctttctgagtgctaggatgatttatttatttactcttttactcattcattcattcatttattgagacagggtttctctgtgtagctctggctgtcctggaactcgttctgtagaccaggctggcttcgaactctcagagatccgcctgcctctgcctcccaagtgctgggattaaaggcgtgcgccaccatggcccagtCTGAGTCTAGGATTACCAGGTGTCCACTACTGCATCTGACTGAATATACTATTTACTCTCTCATGTTtcaatatttcttctctttttcttctcttttccccagacaggatttctctgtgtagccccggctggcctcagggagctgcctgcctctgtctcccgagtgctggaactacTCAATGGACTCAACTTTTTGtatctttccccttttccttagggtgctctcttgtctctctctcacctctctctttccctttctttctcctcaatCTCAAGATACCTGGACCGGTCTTCAGTTCACTACATAACCAatgatggccttgaatttctgtcTGTATGATCCCAacccctgggattacaggtgcgcgATCCATGCACAGCTTCTACcagggctcaaacccagggctctgggCATGATAGGCAAGCAGCACTCTGGCCCAAGCTACATTCCCACACCTCCTTTGTTCTTTTAGACGAAGTCTCAATTAGTATTCCATGTAGGTATTGAACTTTCAGTCCTCCCACCGGAGCCTGCCCTCTCCAGCTCACACGCtcttacttctttccttcctctctttttgagacagggtctcaccctgtagctttggctgccctAGGACTCACTGTttgctgcccaggctggcttcaaactcattatgtattaattaatttcttgattaatcattttgtttgttgttattgctgttattttgtgggtgtctgtatgtgtgtttaggtTTTTGGAAACGGAATGTTTCTATTTATCCTTGAAACTAataagtagatcaggctggcctctgactcacagagactgcccatgtctgcctcctgagtgctgggattaaagatgtgtgccagcagctgggtggcggtggcagcctttaatgtcagcactgggagacagaggcaggtggaactgttcaagaccagtctggtttacagagcaagttccagaacagccagggctacacagagaaaccctgtcttgaaaaaacaaaaatcaaacaaacatacaaaaaaaaatgtgtgctaGCAACCACAGCCAGCTCTGGCTTTTTAAAACATGGGttgtggggatgtagctcaggggcTCATGCCTGTGTGGCAAGGACTTTGCCCAAGGAGGTTGTTTTCAGTCTATAGCCATTAAGCGTGACCAGACATCCCATGATTAAACCTTCGTGTCTTTCCTCATTGTCTAGTCCGCGGAAGTCTACACCCCTTAGCAGAGCAGCCACCACGACACAAACTTTGCAGCCTAACCCAGCGCTAGCTTTTCACACTCTTCCTCCTAGCTCTCCAGTCTAGTCAGGCTTCAAGCTTTGAATGCCCCAGGGCGCCACTCCTGACTCACTATTCTACTAGAACAGCCCTCTCTAACCCCAAGAAACGTGACCCTTGATTGGCATCTCCTCGCTGTCCCTAACAGCCACACAGAGCCCGACCTCCAGCTGGATTACTTCTAGGCAGTTACGGATTTCCTAAGAGTGGGCACCTTATGTGTCTGTTTAGTTCATCGGGGAGACAAGCTTCCCTTTGGAGCCTAGACTGTTCTCAGACTCCTGgcaatcttcccacctcaacctTAGAGCTAGATTCACAGGCCTGCAGCACCCCATTCCTCCACCCTCTTAGAGCTGGATCACAGGCCTGCAGCACCCCACTCCTTCTTCACCCCCCCACTTAGAGCTGGATCACAGGCCTGCAGCACCCCCCCACTTAGAGCTGGATCACAGGCCTGCAGCACCCCCCCACTTAGAGCTGCATCACAGGCCTGCAGCACCCCACTCCCTCTCCACCCCCCCACTTAGAGCTGGATCACAGGCCTGCAGCACCCCCCCACTTAGAGCTGGATCACAGGCCTGCAGCACCCCACTTCCCCCTCTGTCCCCCCTCCAGCCTTTTGTTCTGATAACCTCAGGCCAGTCAGGTGGCATCTGGTGACCATAGTTCCAGCACTGGGGGGCGGGCACAAGACAagaaggatcttgagtttgagaccagcctgggttacaataGAGATCCTGCTCCT encodes:
- the Bnipl gene encoding bcl-2/adenovirus E1B 19 kDa-interacting protein 2-like protein isoform X1, coding for MIFSSWGAGADVRAGEKAGAAEPGAALRLGELELREEWQDEEFPRLLPEEASSAGDPEDPQRDSQAATGTPSTLALCGQRPMRKRLSAPELQLNLTEGRGKTGASPNHSESSSSDGSLDLEVDELETPSDSEQLDSGHEFEWEDDLPRAEGLGASEAAERLGRGCVWDVAGEDGHRWRVFRTGQREQRVDMTVIEPYRKVLSHGGYHGDGLNAVILFASCYLPTSSVPNYTYVMEHLFRYMVGTLELLVAENYLLVHLSGGTRRAQVPPLGWIRQCYRTLDRRLRKNLRALVVVHATWYVKAFLALVRPFISSKFTRKIRFLDSLGELAQLISLDQVHIPEVVRQLDQDLHGSKAPNTKLDKGP
- the Bnipl gene encoding bcl-2/adenovirus E1B 19 kDa-interacting protein 2-like protein isoform X2 produces the protein MIFSSWGAGADVRAGEKAGAAEPGAALRLGELELREEWQDEEFPRLLPEEASSAGDPEDPQRDSQAATGTPSTLALCGQRPMRKRLSAPELQLNLTEGRGKTGASPNHSESSSSDGSLDLEVDELETPSDSEQLDSGHEFEWEDDLPRAEGLGASEAAERLGRGCVWDVAGEDGHRWRVFRTGQREQRVDMTVIEPYRKVLSHGGYHGDGLNAVILFASCYLPTSSVPNYTYVMEHLFRYMVGTLELLVAENYLLVHLSGGTRRAQVPPLGWIRQCYRTLDRRLRKNLRALVVVHATCSKFTRKIRFLDSLGELAQLISLDQVHIPEVVRQLDQDLHGSKAPNTKLDKGP
- the C18H1orf56 gene encoding protein MENT; the protein is MVPAACMLLWALLLSLGLRAAGAQDQTSNPTSNPTSNPTSNPTSNPTSNPTSNPTANTTGMPRISVRFGPARSLRSTSVITRNSVHRKVKVTLEDENDALATADRLAAPAAAELLSTVSGISRSSVSNFNEYDGSLEEGAVIDAKKTTYPATLSSTSSTMSVSTAPGRFVANSQEREIRMTTTDLPPLTSKPTVDLTSETLESTLHQWSTPGSTPTPWRKASPTAMPSPEDLRVMLMPWGPWHCHCKSGTMSRSRAGKLHGVSGRLRIGALNELRTEHRPCTYQQCPCNKLLEECPLDSSLCPDNGCSSPTTGMSTTSPQAPVHLRRRPILPPTSPSPSPALAFWKRVRISLEDIWNSLSSVFTEMQPIERTQR